The Thermaerobacter subterraneus DSM 13965 sequence CCACCTGCAATGGCACCCCAGAAGGCGGCCCGGCTGGCGCCGCGGCGCCGGGCCGCTGCCGGCCCCAGGCCGTATTCCAGGGCCATGCCGGCCACGGTGGCCGCCAACATGACCAGCAGGGCCGTGCCGGAGATTTCCCGAAAGCCCGTGGCGACCGCGTAACCGGCGATGGACAGGAAGACCAGCGGGATCCCCGGGAGCGCGGGGAGGACGGTTCCCACCAGGCCAGCGGCAATGCCGATGGACGCCAGCAGGGCGAGCCACCACGGGCCTCCTCCAGCCTCAGCCGCCATTCCCGGCAGGATCGGCATGATCCCTGATCCCTCCCGTCTGCGGCGCCGTTCCGCCCGTTGCAGCGGCCGGCCCGGCCCGCCACGCCCGGTTCAAGGCCGGCTCCCGTCCAGCCTCCTTGCACCATCTTCCGCGTCCCCGATCGCCGCGTCCTCGATGCGGCACCCGGCCCGCCGGAGCCGCCCGATCTCGGCCTGCGGCAGGAGGGCCACCAGGCTCCAGCCCGCCGGGACCGGTTCTTCCGCCAGGACGGGGCCCCCGGCATGAATCCGGGACCGCAGGTCGCTCCGGTGGTAGGGCACCTCCACCCGCACCCGGCGGCGATCCCGACCCAGCAGTTCCGCCACCGCAACCGCCAGCCGGTCCAGTCCCTGGCCCGTCAGCGCGGAAACCCGCACGGCCCGGCCGCCAATACCAGCAGGGGCCGCATTTTCGCCGCTCAAGGGGGCCGCCGGCAGGGGATGCGCCGTCGGGATGGCCTCGGGCGGCCTGCCTTCTCCCCTGGGGTCCCTGCTCCCGTCTCCGGATTCCCTTCCCCAGGCCTCGCCGCCGCCGGCCTCCCCGCCCTTGCACTCCGCATCGTGTCGTCGGGTCTCCTCGCCGCCGGCCGCCTCTCCCCTCGCCCCCTCTCCCCCGGCCTCCCCCCGGTCGATCTTGTTCAGCACCAGCAGCCGGGGCTGGACGGCGCCCAGGTCATCGAGGATCTCCTCCACCGTGTCCACATCCACGGGCCACCGCGGCTGGGAAACGTCGACCACGTGGAGCAGCAGGTCCGCTTCCAGGACCTCTTCCAGGGTGGCGCGGAAGGCGGCGATCAGGTGGGGCGGCAGGTCGTGGATGAACCCCACGGTGTCGGCCACCAGAACGGGCCCCAGACCGGGCCACTCGACCCGCCGCACCGCGGGGTCCAGGGTGTCGAACAGCCGGTCGCGGCCCGCCACCACCGCACCGGCCGGGACGGCCCCGAACCGCCGGACCAGCGCGGCGTGCAGGGTGGTCTTGCCGGCGTTGGTGTAGCCCACCAGCGCCACCACGGGCAGCCCCGCCCGGCGCCGCCCCTTGCGCTGGGTCTGGCGCTGGCGGCGGACTTCGGCGAGCAGCCGGCGCAGGCCCGCGATCCGGCGGCGGATGCGGCGGCGGTCGACCTCCAGGCGGGTCTCGCCAGGGCCCCGGGTGCCGATCCCGCCGCCCAGGCGGGAGAGGGCTTCGCCCATGCCGGCCAGGCGGGGCAGCAGGTACTGCAGCTGGGCCAGTTCGACCTGCAGCTGGCCCTCCCTGGTCCGGGCCCGGGACGCGAAGATGTCGAGGATCAGCTGGGTGCGGTCGATCACCTTGCCGCCGATGGCCCGCTCCAGGTTCCGCTGCTGGGCCGGGGTCAGGTCCCGATCGAAGATCACCACGTCGGCTTCGAGCCGCCGGCGGGCCTCCGCCACCTCCTGGACCTTGCCCGGCCCGATCAGGGTGGCGGGCTCCGGCCGGTCCCGCCGCTGGCGGATCTCCCCCACCACCTCCGCCCCCGCGGAGCGGGCCAATTCCCTCAGCTCGGCCAGCCGCTCCTCGGGGGAGAGGCGCCCGCCCCGCTCCCAGCTGACGCCCACCAGCAGCGCCCTTTCCGGCCGCCGGCGGGGACTTCCGCCGGCGCTGTCGCCCGTCAAGCCGGTTCCTCCTTCCTCCCGCCTGCCCCCCGGCCCTCCCCGCCGCATCTACCCGAATTCTATCAGACACCCCCGCGACGTCCGCGGCGTCACCGGGGGCGGAGGGACCTCGCCTGGACCCCCGCCTCCTATCCCCCGGCGCCGGACGAACACGGCGCCCCGGCGCCCCGAATACACTGGAACGATGCCGGGCCGGAGGTGGTTTCATGGAACGCGTCGTCGTCACCCGCCCGCCCGCGGGCGGCCGGGTGCCGTCCCCGCAACCGCCCCAGCCGTCCTCCCCCGACGAGGTGCTGCGCTGGATCGAGGACGGCCGCATCGCCCCGCCCCAGGCGGTGGTCTACCTGCACCGGCTGGAGCGGGAACCGGCACCGGACACCACGGAGGACCAGCGGCAGCGAGAGCGGGAAATCGAAGCGGCCCTGGCCGAGCTGGACGCGCTGATCGGCCTGCACCACGTCAAGCGGGTGGTCCGGGAGATCCGGGCCTACGTCACCGTGCGGGAGCGCCGGGCCCGGGCCGGCCTGATCAACGAGCCCCTGACCCTGCATATGGTCTTTACCGGCAACCCGGGCACCGGCAAGACCACCGTGGCCCGCATCCTGGCCCGGCTCTTCCGGGCCCTGGGCGTGCTGGAAAAGGGCCACCTGGTGGAGGTCGAGCGGGCCGACCTGGTGGGCGAGTACATCGGCCACACGGCCCAGAAAACGCGCCAGGTCATCCACCAGGCCCTGGGCGGGGTGCTGTTCATCGATGAGGCGTACTCCCTGGCTCGGGGCGGCGAGAAGGACTTCGGCAAGGAAGCCATCGACACCCTGGTCAAGCAGATGGAAGACCACCGGCAGCGGCTGGTGGTCATCCTGGCAGGGTACCGGCAGGAGATGGCCTGGTTCCTCCAGGTGAACCCGGGCCTGCGCTCCCGGTTCCCCATCCACCTGACCTTTCCCGACTATACCGTGGACGAACTGGTGGCCATCGCCCACCAGCTGGCCGGGCAGCGGCAATACCGGCTGGATCCCGGCGCCGAGCAGAGGCTGCGGGAGATCCTCCTGTCCCTGCCTCCCGGCTACGGCGAGCGGTCCGGCAACGCCCGCACGGTCCGCAACCTGATCGAGCGGGCCATCCGCCGGCAGGCCGTCCGGTTGCTGGACCGGCCCGCGGCCGGCCGGGAGGAGCTCATGCGCCTCACCGCGGCCGATTTCGACCCGGCCCCCGGCCCCGGGGAGGGGTGGCCGTGAAGACGGCGCTGATCATCGGGCAAGCCAACGCGGGCAAGACCCTGTTCCTGCTCAACTTCGCGCGCTACCTGGGGATCGAACGGGCGGAGATGACCGTCCAGGCGGCCGAGGGCGGCACCTTCACCCGGCCCTGCCACCTGGAACGGGACCGCCCGCTGCTGGTGGGGGACGAGCCCCACACCACCCGCTGCCTGCAGTCGCTGACGGTGTCCGTGCCGGGCCGCAAGCGGGCCCGGGTGGTGGTGCTCACCGACTCCACCGGCCTTCTGGACGGCATCGACGAGGACCGCCAGGTCCGGCTGGCGGTGGCCCAGACCCTGCGGGCCCTCCGGCTGGCCGATGCCGTGCTGCACGTGATCGATGCCGACCGGGTGGGGCGGCAGGGCCGGAGCGCCATCGCCGAGGTGGAGGTCCAGATCGCCCGCTACCTGCCCCTGCGGGCACCCTACGCCGTCCTGGCCAACAAGATGGACCTGCCCGCCGCGCCCGGCGGGCTGGCCACCATCCGGCGGGTTTTCAGCGGCCGGCCGGTGCTGCCGGTCTCGGCCCTGCAGCGGACCGGCTTCCGGGAGGTGCGGCGCTTTGTGGCCCGCTACGTCTGATCTCCTTCCCCTGCTGGCCCGCTGGCGGGAGGGGCTGGCGGCCGGATGGCTGCCGCCCGCCGGTCCAGCCGAGGGGCTGCGGGTCCTGGCGGTGCTGCTGGTGGGCGTGGCGGTGAAGCTGATGGACGACGTCCTCGACCGGGAAGAAGATGCCTGGACGGGCCGGCCCAACGCCGCCGCCCGCCTGGGGCCCGCCGCCACCGCCTACGCCCTGGCTGCCCTGGCCGCCGCTGCCGCCCTTTCCCTGCGGGACGCGCTGCTTCTCTTTTGGGCCAGCTACGCCTGGGGGATGGCCCACGGCAGCGGCACCCGGCTGCCCCTGGGGCTGCGCGCCTGGCAGGAGACGGCGCTCACGGTGGCCCTTTCGGTGGCCGCCGCGGGCCTGCCGGACACCCTGGCCGCCCTGGCCCTGGTGGGCTCGGTACAACTGGTGGACGACTGGATCGACCTGCGGCGGGAGCAAGCCCGGACCTCAGGGGACGACCCGCTTGGGCCGGTGCCCGGGGCCGGGCCCGCCCGCAACTGGGCGGCGCGGCTCGGCCCGCAAGAGGCGCTGCTGACCGGGCTCGGGCTGGCTCTGGTGGCGGCCGCCTGGGACCCCCTGCGGGCGGTGGCCGCCTGGGCCGCAGCCGCCGGGGCCGGGCTGGCCGGTCGCGGGCCGCTGGTCCCGGGGAGGCGGGGCCGGACGCACCCGGCGCGGGATCCCCAGGCCGGCAACGGCGCCGTGGCCTCCGGGGCACCCCCACAACGCGGTGGATCCCCGGCCGGCCCTCCGGCCGGCGGGGAGGGTGTGCCGTGAGCCCGGGGGCGTCCGTGCCGGCGCTGGCCGAAACGGGGGTGGCGGCGGTGCTGGCCGGGGCCGCCCTGCTCGTCCTGGCGCTGGCCGCCGGGTATGCCGCCGGCCGGCGGCGGGGGCGGCGAGAGGGCTACCGGCTGGGCTGCGCCGAAGCGCCCCTTGCCCTGCGGGCCGAGGCCCTGGTGCGAGGCAGCTGTCCCGTCTGCGACCACCGGACCGGGGCAGGCCACGACCCCGACAACACGGCCCCGCCCGCCCTCAGCGGCCCGGGGCAGGGGCCTGGCCCGGGTCGTCTTTTGCCGGTGCCACCGGAGCCCGTACCTTCCCGGACGGCATCCCCGCCCCCGCCTCCGCCGCGATGAAGCGGGCCACCTGGGGCAGGGTCCACTCCCGGCGGTCGAACCACCGGACCTCCGGCAGCTGGTGGCGGAACCAGGTCCACTGCCGCTTGGCATAGTGCCGCGTGTTGCGAATGAGCCGCCGCCGGGCCTCGGCCAGGTCGTACTCGCCCCGCAGGTATCCCGCGATCTCCTTGTAGCCCAGGGCCTGCAGCGCCGGCAGCCGGGGGTCGTACCCCGCCTCCAGCAGCCGCCGCACCTCCTCCACCAGGCCCCGGGCCAGCTGGCGGTCGACCCGCCGGGCGATGGCGCGGTAGACGTCATCCCGCGGTGCCGTCAGGCCGTAGCAGCGGGCGGCGAAGGCGAGGGGCCCCGAGCGCGGCGGCGCGAACTGGCTGGGCGGCCGGCCGGTCTGGTACCAGATCTCCAGGGCCCGGACCAGCCGCTTGCGATCGCGGGGGTAGATGACCGCGGCCCGCTGGGGGTCGACGGCGGCCAGCCGCCGGTGGAGGGCCTCCGGGCCCAGCTTCTCGTACTCTTCTTCCAGCCGCCGCCGCAGGTCCGGGTCGGGAGGAACGGGCTCGAAGTCAAAGCCCCGCAGCAGGGCGGTGACGTAGTAGCCCGTCCCTCCCACCAGCACCGGGTACCGCCCCCGCCGGCAGATGGCCTGGATGGCCGCCGTGGCGTCCCGCCGGAAATCGGCCACGCTGTACGGCTCATCGGGGTCACGGATGTCGATCAGGTGGTGGGGGATGCGGCGCCGGACGGCAGGATCGACCTTGTCGGTGCCGATGTCCAGGCCCCGGTAGACCTGGGTGGAATCGGCGGAAACCACTTCGACGGGCATGAGATCGGCCAGCAGCAGGGAGAGTTCGGTCTTGCCCACCGCCGTGGGTCCCACGATCACGATGAGCACGCCGCCTCACCCCCCGCCCCGCCGGCCGAACCGGCGCTCCAGCTCGTCGACCCCCACGCGGATCACCGTGGGCCGGCCGTGGGGACAGGCATAGGGTTGCCGGCAGCGGGCCAGGTCGGCCAGAAGCTGGGCCATTTCCTGGGGGTGGAGCCGGTCCCCCGCCTTGATGGCCGCCTTGCAGGCCGCCAGGATCCGGGCCGCCCGGTCGGTGTCCAGGACCGGCGCCTCCTCCCCCCCGCCGCGGACCGCCTCGGCCAGCAGCCGGGCCAGGAGGTCGGCCAGCAGGGACGGCGCCGGCCGGTCGGCCAGGGCGGCCGGGACCGCCCGCACGGCCACGGAGCGGGGCCCGAAGGGCTCGATCTGAAAGCCCATGCGGGCCACGGCGGCCGCCTGCTCGAGCAGCAGCGCGTATTCCGATGCCGGCAGGTCCAGCACCACGGGGACGGCCAGCAGCTGGGCGGGCACGCCGGCCTGGCCGGCTCCCTGAGCCAGGAACCGCTCGAAGTAGATCCGCTCGTGGGCGGCATGCTGGTCGACCACGTACAGGCCGTCGGGTCCCGCACAGGCCAGGTAGGTCCCCGCCACCTGGCCGAGGGGCTCCAGGCGCAGCAGCAGATCCCGGGCGTCCTGCGTGGGGCCCGCGGGCCCCACGCCCGGCTGCCGCGCTCCGTCGGGCACCTCCTCCTCCCGGGCAAGGGACCCGGTCCCGGCCGCCGGGCTGCCCGTTCCACCGGCGGGGTCGTCCCTCCGGGCGCCCGGACTCCCCCACCCCTCGCCGGGCGGCTGCGGCGCGGGCTCGAACGTCTCCCCGGGAGTACCGGCCTGTCCCGCTCGTGGCCCGCGCGCCGCCCCGGTCCCGTGGGGTTCTTCCCCCCGGCGGAAGACCTCCAGCCAGGCGGCCGTGGCCCCCTCATAGGCTGCCGCCGCTTCCGCCGCGGCCTCCGCCGTCCCTCCCGCCGCCCCTCCGGACGCCACTTCGGGAGCTCGACCGCTCCCCGGCCGCACCGCCCACGACGCCCCCCGCACCCACCGGGGCGACCCCGGGCGCCAGGGGCCTTCCCCATTGCCCCAGGGCCCCTTGGGGGGCGTGAACCGCTCGCCGGGGTTTCCAGGAGAGGGTGCATAGAAGGGGCCCGGCGCCGCAGGACGCAGCGGGTCCCGCTCGGCCAGGGCGCTCTCCACCGCCCGGTAGAGCAGGGACGCCACCGCCCGTTCCCGCACCAGGCGCACCTCCAGCTTGGCGGGGTGGACGTTGACGTCGACCTCCTCCCCCGGCACCGTCAGCGCCAGCACGGCCACGGGGTAGCGGCGGGCGGGCAGCAGGTGGCGGTAGGCGTTCTCCAGGCTGAAGCGCAGGCTCGGCACCTGGACGGGCCGGCGGTTGATGCTGAAGAACTGCCAGGCCCGGCTGGCCCGGGCGATGCGCGGGGCCCCCACGTAACCCTCGATCCGGCAGGCGTCGCCGGCGGCCGCCACCGGGATCAGGCCGGTGGCCACGTCGGGCCCGAAGCACTCCAGCACCGCCACCGCTGGGTCGCCGCTGCCGGAGGTGCGCAGCACCTCCCGGCCGTTGTGCCAGAGCTCGAAGCGCACGTCGGGCCGGGCCAGGGCGTGGGCGGTGACCACGTCGGCGATGCGGCCGAACTCGGCCACGGGCCCCTTGAGGTGCTTGCGCCGGGCCGGCGTGTTGAAGAACAGGTCCCGCACGGTCACCCGGGTGCCGGGCGGGCTGGCCCAGGGCCCGGCGCTGCGCTGGGCGCCGCCTTCGACCACCACGCGGAAGCCGCCCTCCGCCGCCGGCGGCCGGGTGACCAGCTCCAGGCGGGCCACCGAGGCCATGGCCGCCAGGGCCTCGCCCCGGAAGCCCAGGGTGCCGGCGCGGGCCAGATCGTCCAGGCGGCTGATCTTGCTGGTGGCGTGGCGCTCCACGGCCAGCAGGGCATCGTCGGGGTCCATGCCGCAGCCGTCGTCGGACACGGTGATGGAGCGCAGGCCGCCCTCCGCCACGTCGACGCGGATGCGGCGGGCGCCGGCATCCAGGCTGTTCTCCACCAGCTCCTTGACCACCGAGGCGGGCCGTTCCACCACCTCGCCGGCGGCGATCTGGTTGATCACCTGGGGATCCAGGCGCCGGATCCTGCCCATGGGCCTCCTCCTATTCGCCGCCCTCCGCGAGCCGCTTCAGCCGCCGCTGCCAGGCGTAGAGCAGGTTCATGGCATCCAGCGGCGTCAGGCGGACCAGATCCAGCCGGGCCAGCTGCTCGAGCCAGGCCCTCGCCAGGCGCTCCCCTGCGGGCGGGGCGGCGGAGGCCGCCGTCCCCCCGGCGGCCGGCGCCCCGTCCCCCGCGCCGGGGGCGGTGGCGGGCGGGGCGGCAGGTGCGGGGACCGCACCGGGTGCCCCGGGCCCCGTCCCCAAGACCCCGGCCGGGCCGGGAGGCTCCCCCGTACCGGGCTCCCGGGCAGCGGCAGCCTGGGACCAGCCCGGCAGCGCCCCGGCGGTACCCGGCGCCCCTGCCGGCGAGCCCGGCCCGAGGCCCGCGGTCCCCGCCGCCTCGCCGCCGGCCCGCCCGGTGGTGGCCCTCCCGCCGGTCTCCCCCGCTGCGGCGCCCGGTTGCGGCGCGCCGGGCGGGCTGCCGCCGCCGGAGCCGGGGACCCCAGCCGGCGGCGCCGCTCCGGCGGCGCCGGTGCCGGGTTCGTCCCGGGACGGCGGAGCCCCCACGGGCTGCGCCATCAGGTCGGCCAGGGAGATCTGCCGCGGCCCGGCCCGCCGGTCCAGTTCCGCCAGGATGGCCTTGGCCCGCTCCACGATCTCCACCGGCAACCCCGCCAGCCGGGCTACATTGATGCCGTAGCTGCGATCGGCGCCGCCGGGCGCGATGCGCCAGAGGAAGCGGATGCCGTCCCCTTCCTCCACCACCCGGGCGTGGTAGTTGCGGATCCCGGGGCGCGTGGCCGCCAGGCCCGTCAGCTCGTGGTAGTGGGTCGACACCAGGGTGCGGGCCCCGATGCGGTCGTGGATGTACTCGATCACCGCCCGGGCGATGGCGATGCCGTCGAAAGTGCTGGTGCCGCGGCCGATCTCGTCCAGCAGGATCAGGCTGCGGGGGGTGGCGTGGTGCACGGCCAGGGCCGTCTCCGCCACCTCCACCATGAAGGTGGACTGGCCCGAGGCCAGGTCGTCGCTGGCCCCTACCCGGCAGAAGATCCGGTCGACCAGGCCGATCTCCGCCTCGGCGGCCGGCACGAAGCTGCCCATCTGGGCCATGATGACGATGAGGGCCACCTGGCGCATGAAGGTGCTCTTGCCGGCCATGTTGGGGCCGGTGATCAGCATGACCCGTTCCTCTTCGCCGTCCAGGTCGATGTCGTTGGGGACGAACCGGCCCTCCAGCGTCCGGTCCAGCACGGGGTGCCGCCCTGCCTTGATGCGCAGCCGGCGGTCGGCGGCCAGCTTGGGGCGCACGTACCCGTACCGGGCCGCGGCCTCGGCCAGGGCGGCCAGCACGTCCAGCTCGGCCAGGGCGTCGGCGGTGGCCTGCAGCTGGGGGATGGCTGCGGCCACCTCCTGCCGCAGTTCGAGGAACAGCTGGTGCTCCAGGGCCGCCAGGCGTTCCTCCGCCCCCAGGATCCGGCTCTCCATCGCCTTGAGCTCCGGGGTGACGAAACGCTCGGCCCCTGCCAGCGTCTGCCGCCGCTCGTAGTCGGGAGGCACCAGGTGGCGGTTGGCCCGGGTCACCTCGATGAAGTACCCGAAGACCTTGTTGAAGCCCACCTTCAGGGATTTGATGCCCGTGCGCTCCCGCTCCCGCGCCTCCAGGGCCGCGATCCAGTGGCGGCCCTGGGCCATGGCCTGGCGCAGGGCATCCACTTCGGGGTGGAACCCGTCCCGGATCAGCCCGCCCTCGGTGATGCCGGTGGGCGGATCGTCCACCAGCGCCCCTCGCAACCGGGCGGCCAGGCCCGCCAGTTGGGGATCCAGGGCCTGGCGGACGGCCTCCAGCCGGCCCAGGGGGCCGGCCCTGGCGGCTCCCTCCAGCTGCGCTGCCAGCTCCGGCAGCCGCTCCAGGGCGCGGGCGATGCCCAGCAGGTCGCGGGCGTTGGCCTGCTGGTAGCCCACCCGGCCCAAAAGACGCGGCAGGTCCTGCATGCCGGCCAGTTGCTGCCGCAGCCCGGCCCGCAGGAAGGGGTCGCGCACCAGGGCCTCCACCGCATCGAGCCGGGCGGAGATGGCCGCAGGGTCCACCAGGGGACGCTCGATCCACTGGCGCAAGAGTCGCCGGCCCATCGCCGTTTCCGTCAGGTCCAGCACGTCCAGCAGGGTGCCCTGGCGGGAGCCGTCCCGCAGCCGGCGCACCAGCTCCAGGTTCCGGCGGCTGTTGGCGTCGATGGCCAGCCACTGTCCCAGGGCATCGGTCCGCAGCCGGCGCAGGTGCTCCAGGTCCACCTTCTGCGTGGCCCGGAGGTAGGCCAGGAGCCCGCCGCCCGCGCTCAAGGCGGCGGCCCCGGTCTCCGCCCGGGCCTGGTCGACCGCCGGCCGGCCGAACTGGGCCGCCAGGGCGGCGGCGGCTTCCCGGAGGCGCCAGGGACCGGCCTCGGTGCGGGTGAGCGTGCAGCCTCGCTCCCGCAGGGTCTGCTCCAGCCCGGCGGCGCCAGGTCCCTCCAGCCCCGGTCCCAGCAGGCACTCGGCCGCCTGCAGCCGGGCCAGCTCGTCCAGGGCCAGGCGCAGGGGGTCGTCCCCGGCCAGCTGGGCGATGGTGAACTCGCCCGTGGACACGTCGGCGTAGGCGAGCCCCAGAACCCGCGGTGCCCCCGCGGCGCTGCCGGTCTCAAGGCCGCTGCCTGCCGGCTGCGGAGCCGGGACCCGGCCATTACCCGCGGGCCGGGTGGCCGGATCCGGGTCGAGGGCCAGGGCGGCCACGTACCGGCTCTCGTCCCGTCCCGCCGCCGACCAGAGGGTGCCGGGGGTGACGACCCGCACCACCTCCCGGCGCACCAGCCCCCGGGCCAGCCGCGGATCCTCCACCTGCTCGCAGATGGCGACCCGGTAGCCCGCTTCCACCAGGCGCGGCAGGTACTGGTCGACGGCGTGGTAGGGCACGCCGCACATGGGCACCCGCTCGCCCTTGGCCGTCTCCCGGGAGGTCAGGGTGATGTCCAGGATCCTGGCGGCCAGGCGGGCGTCGTCGCCGAACATCTCGTAGAAGTCGCCCAGGCGGAAGAACAGGATGCAGTCCGGGTAGCGCTCCTTCCACTCCCGGTACTGACGCATCATCGGGGTTTCCCGGCCCGACCTGCCCTGCTGAGGCTCGTCAGCCTGCGCCATGATTGGAGCCTGCCACCCCCGCCGCAGCGCTTCCCCTCCCGCCCAGCGGCGCCCCTTGCCTGCCCGGAATCGGCCCGGAGCCCGCCGCGGTCCGCGCACCGTTCCCGGAGCCGGAACCGGCTGTTACCACAGCTCCCCGGACGGCCGCACTGCCCGCCGCGCCCCGACCGGGTCAGGCCCCCCGGGCCGCGGCGCTGTAGGGCGAGAACTGCCCGTGCCGCCCGATTTCGGGCGCGTCGTCCGGAAGGAGTTCCAGCAGCCGCCCCTCCAGGGTGAAGGTCTGGGCCCGGGTGATCTCCACCCGGGCGAAGCGGCCGGCCCAGGCGGCGTCGCCCGACACCAGCACCAGCTTGTTCGTGCGGGTGCGGGCACTGAGGACCTGCGGGTTCTTCTTGCTGGGCCCGTCGATGAGGACCACGGCCCTCTGGCCCACCAGGCGCTTGTTCTTCCGCAGGTTGATCTCGTACTGCACCTCCATCAGCCGCTCCAGCCGCTCCTGCTTGACCTCCCGCGGCAGCTGGGGCCAGCGGGCGGCCGGCGTGCCCTCCCGGGGCGAGTAGATGAAGGTGAAGGCGTTGTCGTACTCCACCTGCCGCACCAGGTCCAGGGTCTGGCGAAAGTCTTCCTCGGTCTCCTTGGGGAACCCGACGATGATGTCCGTGGTGATGCAGGCGTCGGGCACCGCCTCCCGGATCTTCTCGATCAGGCGCAGGTAGTGCTCCCGGGTGTAGCGCCGGTTCATCCAGCGCAGCACCTGGTTCGAACCGGACTGCACCGGCAGGTGGAAGTGCTCCGTCACCTTGTCGGACTCCGCGATGGTCCGGATCAGCTTGTCGCTGAAGTCCCGGGGGTGGGAGGTGGTGTACCGGATCCAGCGGATTCCCGGAACCTGGTCCAGCCGGGCCAGCAGATCCGCGAAATCGTACCCGATGCCCAGGTCCTTGCCGTAGGAGTTGACGTTCTGGCCCAGCAGGGTGACCTCCTTGTATCCCTCGGCGGCCAGGTACTCCACCTCGGCGATGACGTCTTCCGGGCGGCGGCTGCGCTCGCGCCCGCGGGTGGTGGGCACGATGCAGAAGGTGCAGAACTTGTCGCAACCATAGATGATGTTGACCCACGCCTTGACGCCCCCGGCCCGCCGCGAGGGCAGGTGTTCGACCACGCCCTCCGCCGCCTGCCAGACGTCGACCACCATCCCCTCTTCCCGCCGCACCCGCTCGATCAGCTGGGGCAGCTGGTGGACGTTGTGGGTGCCGAACACCAGGTCCACGTGGGGATAGTACCGCTGGATGCGGCGAATGGTGGCCTCCTCCTGGGCCATGCAGCCGCACAGGCCCAGGATCAGGTCCGGGTTCTTCTGCTTGAGCACCTTCAGGTAGCCGATGGTGCCGAAGACCTTCTCCTCCGCCGTCTCCCGCACGGCGCAGGTGTTGAGCAGGATCAGGTCCGCGTCGTCCAGGAGGCCGGCCGGGACCATGCCCATCTCTTCCAGCTGGCCGGCCAGGATCTCGCTGTCGCGCTCGTTCATCTGGCAGCCCCAGGTCAGGATCTTGTACGCAGGGTGGGGCTTGCCGAAGATCGACTCGGCCAGGGTGCGGCCGTCGGCCAGGCGCCAGACGTTCTGCTCGTCCCGGTAGGCGCCGTAGCGGGTGGCCCACTGGGCCTGCAGCACCCGGTAGTCCTGGGTGCCTGCCGCCCCCGGCCGCGGGATCAGGGGCAGGGTCTCCATGGCTCGTTTCCTCCTTTGTACCTTCGTTCATTATGGGCGCTGCGGGCACCCGTGGGCAATGCAGC is a genomic window containing:
- the mutS gene encoding DNA mismatch repair protein MutS encodes the protein MMRQYREWKERYPDCILFFRLGDFYEMFGDDARLAARILDITLTSRETAKGERVPMCGVPYHAVDQYLPRLVEAGYRVAICEQVEDPRLARGLVRREVVRVVTPGTLWSAAGRDESRYVAALALDPDPATRPAGNGRVPAPQPAGSGLETGSAAGAPRVLGLAYADVSTGEFTIAQLAGDDPLRLALDELARLQAAECLLGPGLEGPGAAGLEQTLRERGCTLTRTEAGPWRLREAAAALAAQFGRPAVDQARAETGAAALSAGGGLLAYLRATQKVDLEHLRRLRTDALGQWLAIDANSRRNLELVRRLRDGSRQGTLLDVLDLTETAMGRRLLRQWIERPLVDPAAISARLDAVEALVRDPFLRAGLRQQLAGMQDLPRLLGRVGYQQANARDLLGIARALERLPELAAQLEGAARAGPLGRLEAVRQALDPQLAGLAARLRGALVDDPPTGITEGGLIRDGFHPEVDALRQAMAQGRHWIAALEARERERTGIKSLKVGFNKVFGYFIEVTRANRHLVPPDYERRQTLAGAERFVTPELKAMESRILGAEERLAALEHQLFLELRQEVAAAIPQLQATADALAELDVLAALAEAAARYGYVRPKLAADRRLRIKAGRHPVLDRTLEGRFVPNDIDLDGEEERVMLITGPNMAGKSTFMRQVALIVIMAQMGSFVPAAEAEIGLVDRIFCRVGASDDLASGQSTFMVEVAETALAVHHATPRSLILLDEIGRGTSTFDGIAIARAVIEYIHDRIGARTLVSTHYHELTGLAATRPGIRNYHARVVEEGDGIRFLWRIAPGGADRSYGINVARLAGLPVEIVERAKAILAELDRRAGPRQISLADLMAQPVGAPPSRDEPGTGAAGAAPPAGVPGSGGGSPPGAPQPGAAAGETGGRATTGRAGGEAAGTAGLGPGSPAGAPGTAGALPGWSQAAAAREPGTGEPPGPAGVLGTGPGAPGAVPAPAAPPATAPGAGDGAPAAGGTAASAAPPAGERLARAWLEQLARLDLVRLTPLDAMNLLYAWQRRLKRLAEGGE
- the miaB gene encoding tRNA (N6-isopentenyl adenosine(37)-C2)-methylthiotransferase MiaB, which encodes METLPLIPRPGAAGTQDYRVLQAQWATRYGAYRDEQNVWRLADGRTLAESIFGKPHPAYKILTWGCQMNERDSEILAGQLEEMGMVPAGLLDDADLILLNTCAVRETAEEKVFGTIGYLKVLKQKNPDLILGLCGCMAQEEATIRRIQRYYPHVDLVFGTHNVHQLPQLIERVRREEGMVVDVWQAAEGVVEHLPSRRAGGVKAWVNIIYGCDKFCTFCIVPTTRGRERSRRPEDVIAEVEYLAAEGYKEVTLLGQNVNSYGKDLGIGYDFADLLARLDQVPGIRWIRYTTSHPRDFSDKLIRTIAESDKVTEHFHLPVQSGSNQVLRWMNRRYTREHYLRLIEKIREAVPDACITTDIIVGFPKETEEDFRQTLDLVRQVEYDNAFTFIYSPREGTPAARWPQLPREVKQERLERLMEVQYEINLRKNKRLVGQRAVVLIDGPSKKNPQVLSARTRTNKLVLVSGDAAWAGRFARVEITRAQTFTLEGRLLELLPDDAPEIGRHGQFSPYSAAARGA